Proteins encoded in a region of the Stieleria neptunia genome:
- a CDS encoding sigma-70 family RNA polymerase sigma factor, producing MSEFVAPSVDPDLADVKKTRKVSRRTDAAQSPLETYLREINETALLTAKEELELAAQIEQGDVEARDRMVRANLRLVVNISRGYTGKGLSLQDLIEEGNLGLLRAVEGFDPTVGTRFSTYASYWIKQSIKRALINSAKTIRIPAYMVELLSKWRRATARLSEELGRTPTNEEVARVLGLPKKKLPIIRKAIRISNSTPQSDQSESGWSLGEMVMDERLKAPDEMMLDHDILRHAMELLGDLEEREAMVLKLRFGLDGSEPKTLKEIGAELGLTRERVRQIETEALRRLADGLTDPRERFGV from the coding sequence ATGTCTGAATTCGTCGCCCCCTCAGTTGATCCGGATCTCGCTGATGTCAAGAAAACTCGCAAGGTGAGTCGCAGGACCGATGCGGCGCAGTCACCGCTGGAGACCTATCTGCGTGAGATCAACGAGACGGCATTGTTGACCGCCAAAGAAGAGCTGGAACTGGCCGCCCAGATCGAACAAGGCGATGTCGAAGCACGCGATCGGATGGTCCGCGCCAATTTGCGTCTGGTCGTCAACATCTCCCGCGGCTACACCGGCAAAGGCCTCAGCCTGCAGGACCTGATCGAAGAAGGAAACCTGGGGCTGTTGCGGGCCGTCGAAGGTTTTGATCCCACCGTCGGGACCCGGTTCAGCACCTACGCCAGTTACTGGATCAAACAGTCGATCAAACGGGCGTTGATCAACAGCGCCAAAACGATCCGAATCCCGGCCTACATGGTCGAATTGCTCAGCAAGTGGCGTCGTGCGACCGCCCGGTTGAGCGAAGAGCTCGGCCGCACCCCGACCAACGAAGAAGTCGCACGGGTGTTGGGATTGCCCAAGAAGAAGCTGCCGATCATTCGCAAAGCGATCCGAATCAGCAACAGCACGCCGCAAAGCGACCAGAGCGAATCGGGATGGTCGCTCGGTGAGATGGTCATGGACGAGCGTTTAAAAGCTCCCGACGAGATGATGCTCGATCACGACATCTTGCGTCACGCCATGGAACTGCTGGGCGATTTGGAAGAACGCGAAGCGATGGTGTTGAAACTACGCTTCGGCCTGGACGGCAGCGAGCCGAAGACGCTCAAAGAAATCGGCGCCGAACTCGGCCTGACCCGCGAACGCGTCCGACAGATCGAAACCGAAGCCCTGCGGCGGCTTGCCGACGGATTGACCGATCCACGCGAACGTTTCGGCGTTTAA
- a CDS encoding beta-propeller domain-containing protein: MRSILCLSLALLFAAPLAAGSPLVANERNLLFWFDAEGKVTAKVELKGAPHDIHVLENGNVLTHQGTEIVELDAQSREIVWRFDARSLATAKKVELHSIALLPNGQVMVALSGEGKIYEIDRDGNIHKQFDLQRDRPHPHRDTRLVRPIIDGDRWTYLVAQEGDGFVREYNRDGKIVWEYDVPLFGKQPKGGHGPEAFGDSVFSALRLQNGNTLIATGNGHSILEVTPEKQIVWQVDQHDLKDITLAWVTTLQVLDNGNIIVGNCHAGEGQPQIIEIDRKKNVVWSFTDFEHLGNSVSNSVVLR; the protein is encoded by the coding sequence ATGCGATCGATCCTTTGCCTGTCCCTGGCGTTGCTGTTTGCCGCCCCGCTTGCCGCCGGTTCTCCGCTGGTGGCCAATGAACGCAACCTGCTGTTCTGGTTTGATGCCGAAGGGAAGGTGACGGCGAAGGTGGAGCTAAAGGGGGCACCCCATGACATTCACGTGCTCGAGAACGGCAACGTGCTGACGCACCAGGGAACCGAAATCGTCGAATTGGATGCGCAGTCACGCGAGATCGTCTGGAGATTCGACGCGCGTTCGTTGGCGACTGCCAAGAAAGTCGAATTGCACTCGATCGCGCTGTTGCCCAACGGTCAGGTGATGGTGGCGCTCAGCGGCGAAGGAAAGATCTATGAGATCGACCGCGACGGAAACATTCACAAGCAGTTCGACCTCCAACGCGATCGCCCCCATCCCCACCGTGACACGCGTCTGGTCCGCCCGATCATCGACGGCGACCGATGGACGTATTTGGTCGCTCAAGAGGGCGACGGATTTGTCCGCGAGTACAATCGTGACGGCAAGATCGTCTGGGAGTATGACGTGCCGCTGTTCGGCAAGCAGCCCAAAGGCGGACACGGACCGGAAGCGTTTGGGGATTCCGTCTTCAGCGCCCTGCGTCTGCAGAATGGAAACACGTTGATCGCGACCGGAAACGGACACAGCATCCTGGAGGTCACGCCGGAAAAACAAATCGTGTGGCAAGTCGACCAGCACGATTTAAAAGACATCACGCTGGCCTGGGTGACGACGTTGCAGGTACTCGACAACGGGAACATCATCGTCGGCAACTGTCACGCCGGCGAAGGCCAACCGCAAATCATCGAAATCGATCGAAAGAAGAACGTCGTCTGGTCGTTCACCGATTTTGAGCACCTGGGCAATTCGGTGTCCAACTCCGTGGTCCTCCGCTAG